One genomic segment of Amycolatopsis sp. WQ 127309 includes these proteins:
- a CDS encoding GNAT family N-acetyltransferase — translation MTDYTIRKARRDDVEAIVHMLADDQLGATRDDPADPAPYLQAFDAIDADPNQLLAVVVADDETVGTLQLTIIPGLARRGALRGQIEAVRVRADHRGSGLGADLLRWAIDESRRRGCALVQLTSDTSRTQAHRFYERLGFEPSHTGFKLKI, via the coding sequence GTGACCGACTACACCATCCGCAAAGCACGGCGTGATGACGTCGAAGCGATAGTGCACATGCTGGCGGACGACCAGCTCGGCGCGACCCGTGACGACCCCGCCGATCCAGCCCCGTACCTGCAAGCGTTCGATGCTATCGACGCGGACCCGAACCAGCTCCTTGCCGTGGTCGTGGCCGACGACGAGACTGTGGGAACCCTGCAGTTGACCATCATTCCTGGTCTGGCGAGGCGTGGTGCACTACGCGGTCAAATCGAGGCAGTTCGGGTCCGGGCTGATCATCGGGGTTCCGGCCTCGGCGCCGACCTCCTTCGATGGGCGATCGACGAGTCACGGCGGCGCGGGTGCGCCCTTGTGCAACTCACGTCGGACACCTCCAGAACGCAGGCGCACCGGTTCTACGAGCGCCTCGGTTTCGAGCCGAGCCACACAGGATTCAAGCTGAAGATCTGA
- a CDS encoding GNAT family N-acetyltransferase encodes MDVIRRARATDIEALERLFGAPGGPLATALRDLTSTPHVTLVVAEDGNGVVGTAQLTVMRGLAWDGASRGLLEGIRAARRGVTSALLSWGVDEARRRGCTRLHLDSGLARADLREFYARFGFEHSYQGFTRAL; translated from the coding sequence ATGGATGTCATCAGACGTGCCAGGGCAACGGACATCGAGGCGCTCGAGCGCCTGTTCGGCGCACCGGGCGGACCGCTGGCAACCGCACTCCGCGACCTCACGAGCACCCCGCACGTCACGCTGGTCGTAGCTGAGGACGGCAACGGCGTCGTCGGCACCGCGCAACTGACGGTGATGCGAGGCCTGGCCTGGGACGGGGCATCGCGGGGCTTACTGGAAGGTATCCGCGCTGCCCGACGAGGCGTGACCAGCGCGCTGCTGAGCTGGGGCGTCGACGAAGCTCGCCGACGTGGGTGCACCCGGCTCCACCTGGACTCCGGCCTCGCTCGCGCCGACCTGCGAGAGTTCTACGCGCGTTTCGGATTCGAGCACAGTTATCAAGGGTTCACCCGCGCGCTGTGA
- a CDS encoding MBL fold metallo-hydrolase, whose product MEPLPESSDRNWTEPGIYEVSAGVYRIPLPLPNDGLRAVNVYAVTDGKKLVLVDSGWALDVARQQLTDALGGIGAELADVSEFLVTHVHRDHYSQAVVLRREFGSKIALGQDEEPSLKVSGNPERLPMEAQVDLLFKAGAGEVVEALGREFGTNRRHREADLWEAPDEWLTPGRRSIMPGRDFDIVATPGHTSGHVVFVDDAADLLFSGDHVLPHITPSIGFQPVPAELPLNDFMDSLRLVRSMPDRRMLPAHGPVSESVHTRVDELLEHHRERLETMGGQIAAGASTAFEAANRVGWTRRKRKLSEMDSFNRMLAVLETAAHLDLLVSQGKLTAQVVDGVLHYSVT is encoded by the coding sequence GTGGAACCGTTGCCGGAAAGCAGCGACCGGAACTGGACCGAACCCGGGATCTACGAGGTGTCGGCGGGCGTCTACCGAATCCCGTTGCCGCTGCCCAACGACGGCCTGCGCGCGGTGAACGTCTACGCCGTCACAGACGGCAAGAAGCTGGTCCTGGTCGACTCCGGCTGGGCACTGGACGTGGCCCGTCAACAACTGACGGACGCACTCGGCGGGATCGGCGCCGAACTTGCCGACGTCAGCGAGTTCCTCGTGACCCACGTCCACCGCGACCACTACTCGCAGGCGGTCGTGCTGCGCCGTGAGTTCGGTTCGAAGATAGCGCTCGGCCAAGACGAAGAGCCGTCGCTGAAGGTTTCGGGCAACCCTGAGCGGTTGCCGATGGAAGCCCAGGTCGACCTCCTGTTCAAGGCGGGCGCCGGCGAGGTCGTCGAAGCGCTGGGGCGCGAGTTCGGCACGAACCGGCGCCACCGGGAAGCCGATCTGTGGGAAGCGCCCGACGAGTGGCTGACACCAGGACGCCGATCGATCATGCCGGGACGCGACTTCGACATCGTCGCCACTCCGGGACACACGAGCGGACACGTCGTCTTCGTCGACGACGCGGCCGACCTGTTGTTCTCCGGCGACCACGTGCTCCCGCACATCACCCCGTCCATCGGGTTCCAGCCGGTGCCGGCTGAATTGCCCTTGAACGACTTCATGGATTCGCTGCGCCTGGTGCGCTCCATGCCTGACCGTCGCATGCTTCCCGCCCATGGTCCGGTGTCGGAGAGCGTGCACACACGGGTCGACGAACTGCTGGAACACCACCGTGAACGCCTCGAGACCATGGGCGGGCAGATCGCGGCCGGCGCGAGCACCGCGTTCGAGGCTGCGAACCGCGTCGGCTGGACCCGCCGCAAGCGCAAGCTGTCCGAAATGGACTCATTCAACCGGATGCTCGCAGTCCTGGAAACCGCGGCACATCTCGACCTACTGGTTTCGCAAGGCAAACTGACCGCGCAGGTCGTCGACGGAGTCCTGCACTACTCGGTGACCTGA
- a CDS encoding phospholipid scramblase-related protein, with protein sequence MTSSPPQPGWYPDARDPRLHRWWDGQAWTANTRPAHQVPPSDSEPIELDIERAHDPSRIQNQVSRATRGRGGARNGGGTLFTEPVLVVNQRAKLIEMANEFGVFDQNGTRIGGVVEVGQSTLKKAIRLLTNYDQFLTHKFEVRDANHSTVLKVTRPAKVFKSRFLVTRADESPIGEIVQENVFGKIRFGFVVDGRSVGGIFAENWRAWNFSIRDHTGNEVARVTKTWGGFIKAAFTTADNYVVEIPHPLPDPLASMVVAAALTIDTALKQDTD encoded by the coding sequence ATGACGAGTTCGCCACCGCAACCGGGCTGGTATCCCGACGCGCGGGACCCGCGGCTGCACCGCTGGTGGGACGGTCAGGCCTGGACCGCCAACACGCGTCCGGCCCACCAGGTCCCGCCGAGCGACTCCGAGCCGATCGAGCTGGACATCGAACGCGCCCACGACCCGTCGCGGATCCAGAACCAGGTCAGTCGCGCCACCCGCGGCCGCGGCGGCGCGCGCAACGGTGGTGGGACGTTGTTCACCGAGCCGGTCCTGGTGGTGAACCAGCGCGCCAAGCTGATCGAGATGGCCAACGAGTTCGGCGTCTTCGACCAGAACGGCACCCGGATCGGCGGAGTTGTCGAGGTCGGCCAGAGCACGCTGAAGAAGGCGATCCGGCTCCTGACCAACTACGACCAGTTCCTGACCCACAAGTTCGAGGTCCGCGACGCCAACCACAGCACGGTGCTGAAGGTGACGCGTCCGGCCAAGGTGTTCAAGTCCCGATTCCTCGTCACCCGGGCCGACGAGTCGCCGATCGGTGAGATCGTCCAGGAGAACGTGTTCGGGAAGATCCGCTTCGGCTTCGTCGTCGACGGCCGCTCGGTCGGCGGGATCTTCGCCGAGAACTGGCGCGCCTGGAACTTCTCCATCCGGGACCACACCGGCAACGAGGTTGCCCGGGTGACCAAGACGTGGGGCGGCTTCATCAAGGCCGCCTTCACCACGGCTGACAACTACGTGGTCGAGATCCCTCACCCATTGCCGGATCCGCTGGCCAGCATGGTGGTCGCTGCGGCCCTCACGATCGACACCGCTCTGAAGCAGGACACGGACTGA
- a CDS encoding methionine synthase — translation MSKQAWPSGAATAIGSMPGTDPAEAAAVVFGELPDFPHLPELPARGVGADMLGRTAALLVDLAVEVVPSGYRVTARPGHEHRRAVDLLRWDLDALQEAKEKAGVTPPAFKVQLAGPWTLGAGIELPRGHRVLTDRGALRDFTSSLLDGLAEHVAEVRSRIGAPVVVQFDEPSLPMVLAGGLSTPSGYGNVAAVPGPEARDLLATVIEGARTITGQPVIVHCCAAEPPLGLLREAGADGLAFDLRVLDGVSAAFLDEIGEVWDGGATLFMGAIPTTEPAAPLSLKDVGEAPFRLASRLGFNESVLAERAVPTPACGLAGATPDWMRRALELSRELGKAFVEPPERW, via the coding sequence GTGAGCAAACAAGCTTGGCCCAGCGGTGCCGCGACGGCGATCGGCTCGATGCCCGGCACGGACCCCGCGGAAGCAGCGGCGGTCGTGTTCGGCGAGCTGCCGGACTTCCCGCACCTGCCGGAGTTGCCGGCGCGCGGCGTCGGGGCGGACATGCTGGGGCGGACGGCGGCGCTGCTGGTCGACCTGGCCGTCGAGGTCGTGCCGAGCGGCTACCGCGTCACTGCCCGGCCGGGGCACGAACACCGGCGGGCCGTCGACCTGCTTCGCTGGGATCTGGACGCGCTGCAAGAGGCCAAGGAGAAAGCCGGGGTCACGCCGCCTGCCTTCAAGGTCCAGCTCGCCGGGCCGTGGACGCTCGGCGCCGGAATCGAACTGCCCCGCGGCCACCGCGTGCTCACGGACCGCGGTGCCCTGCGGGACTTCACGTCGTCCCTGCTCGACGGCCTCGCGGAGCACGTCGCGGAGGTCCGGTCCAGGATCGGCGCTCCCGTGGTCGTCCAGTTCGACGAGCCGTCGCTGCCCATGGTGCTGGCCGGCGGGCTGTCGACGCCGTCCGGCTACGGGAACGTCGCGGCGGTGCCGGGACCCGAGGCCCGTGACCTGCTCGCCACCGTCATCGAAGGCGCGCGCACGATCACCGGCCAGCCGGTGATCGTGCACTGCTGCGCCGCGGAACCGCCGCTCGGTCTGCTGCGTGAGGCCGGCGCGGACGGCTTGGCGTTCGACCTCCGGGTGCTCGACGGCGTGTCCGCCGCGTTCCTCGACGAGATCGGCGAAGTGTGGGACGGCGGGGCGACGCTGTTCATGGGCGCGATCCCGACCACCGAACCCGCCGCTCCGCTGAGCCTGAAGGACGTCGGTGAAGCGCCGTTCCGGCTGGCGAGCCGGCTCGGGTTCAACGAAAGCGTCCTGGCCGAACGCGCCGTGCCGACCCCCGCCTGCGGTCTTGCCGGCGCGACGCCGGACTGGATGCGCCGGGCTCTCGAGTTGTCCCGCGAGCTGGGCAAGGCCTTCGTGGAGCCGCCGGAACGTTGGTGA
- the ligA gene encoding NAD-dependent DNA ligase LigA, with translation MSSTDLPQDQIAAVDAPEAAEDVTDVPADVRERHSALAEELRNHQFRYYVLDSPIVSDGQFDELLGELQAIEDAHPALVTPESPTQRVGGTFSTEFTAYDHLERMLSLDNVFDRDELLAWVERVEKEVGRTEFLAELKIDGLAINLLYENGHLTRALTRGDGRTGEDVTLNMRTLEQVPETLTGTDQFPVPALVEVRGEVFFRVEDFLELNAKMVEAGKPPYANPRNTAAGSLRQKDPKITKERRLRLICHGLGKRQGFEPQRQSEAYDALAAWGLPVSPHSKVLTAAEELTEHIAYWGEHRHDAEHEIDGVVIKVDQVSLQRRLGTTSRAPRWAIAYKYPPEEAITTLLDIQVGVGRTGRVTPFAVTEPVTVAGSTVARATLHNGEEVKRKGVLIGDRIVIRKAGDVIPEVLGPVVDARTGDEREFVMPTHCPECGTELAYQKEGDKDIRCPNTRFCPAQLRERLFHLAGRGGFDIEVLGYEAAVALLDARVVADEGDIFDLDEDSLSEVELFRTKAGELSANARKLLMNLDAAKDRPLWKVLVALSIRHVGPTAAQALAREFGSVERIEEATEEELADVDGVGPTIARATQEWFEVGWHREIVEKWRRSGVRMEEERDESIPRNLEGLSIVVTGSLDGFSRDEAKEVLMARGGKAAGSVSKKTAFVVVGDSPGSKYDKAVQLKVPVLDEAGFRVLLEQGPEAAREVALPAGDETTEDESGETDG, from the coding sequence GTGAGCAGCACAGACCTTCCCCAGGACCAGATCGCGGCGGTGGATGCCCCGGAGGCCGCCGAGGACGTCACCGACGTCCCGGCCGACGTGCGTGAGCGCCACAGCGCGCTCGCGGAGGAACTGCGCAACCACCAGTTCCGCTACTACGTCCTGGACTCGCCGATCGTCTCCGACGGGCAGTTCGACGAGCTGCTCGGCGAGCTGCAGGCGATCGAAGACGCACACCCCGCGCTGGTCACCCCCGAATCGCCGACCCAGCGGGTCGGGGGCACGTTCTCGACCGAGTTCACCGCGTACGACCACCTCGAGCGCATGCTCAGCCTGGACAACGTGTTCGACCGGGACGAGTTGCTGGCCTGGGTCGAGCGCGTCGAGAAGGAGGTCGGCCGGACCGAGTTCCTCGCCGAGCTGAAGATCGACGGCCTGGCGATCAACCTGTTGTACGAAAACGGCCACCTCACCCGGGCGCTCACCCGGGGTGACGGCCGCACCGGCGAAGACGTGACGCTGAACATGCGCACGCTCGAGCAGGTGCCCGAGACGCTCACGGGCACCGACCAGTTCCCGGTGCCCGCTCTGGTCGAGGTCCGCGGCGAGGTTTTCTTCCGCGTCGAAGACTTCCTCGAGCTGAACGCGAAGATGGTCGAAGCCGGCAAGCCGCCGTACGCGAACCCGCGCAACACCGCGGCCGGGTCGCTGCGGCAGAAAGACCCCAAGATCACGAAGGAACGCCGGCTGCGGCTGATCTGCCACGGGCTCGGCAAACGCCAGGGGTTCGAGCCGCAGCGCCAGTCCGAGGCGTACGACGCGCTGGCCGCGTGGGGCTTGCCGGTGTCGCCGCACAGCAAGGTCCTGACGGCGGCCGAGGAGCTCACCGAGCACATCGCCTACTGGGGCGAGCACCGCCACGACGCCGAGCACGAGATCGACGGCGTCGTCATCAAGGTCGACCAGGTGTCGCTGCAGCGGCGGCTGGGCACGACGTCGCGCGCGCCGCGGTGGGCGATCGCGTACAAGTACCCGCCCGAAGAGGCGATCACCACGTTGCTGGACATCCAGGTCGGCGTCGGCCGCACCGGGCGGGTGACGCCGTTCGCGGTCACCGAGCCGGTCACGGTCGCGGGGTCGACGGTCGCGCGCGCCACCCTCCACAACGGGGAAGAGGTCAAGCGCAAGGGGGTGCTGATCGGCGACCGGATCGTCATCCGCAAGGCCGGCGACGTCATCCCCGAGGTCCTCGGACCGGTGGTGGACGCGCGCACGGGCGACGAGCGCGAGTTCGTCATGCCCACCCATTGCCCGGAATGCGGCACCGAGCTCGCCTACCAGAAGGAAGGCGACAAGGACATCCGCTGCCCGAACACCCGGTTCTGCCCCGCGCAGCTGCGGGAGCGGCTCTTCCACCTGGCCGGCCGCGGTGGTTTCGACATCGAGGTTCTCGGTTACGAGGCGGCGGTCGCGCTGCTGGACGCGCGGGTGGTCGCCGACGAGGGTGACATCTTCGACCTGGACGAGGACAGCCTGTCCGAGGTCGAGCTGTTCCGCACCAAGGCCGGCGAGTTGTCCGCGAACGCGCGAAAGCTGCTCATGAATCTCGACGCGGCGAAGGACCGGCCGCTGTGGAAGGTGCTCGTCGCGCTGTCGATCCGGCACGTCGGTCCGACGGCCGCTCAGGCGCTGGCTCGCGAGTTCGGCTCGGTCGAGCGGATCGAAGAAGCCACCGAGGAGGAGCTCGCGGACGTCGACGGCGTCGGCCCGACCATCGCGCGCGCGACCCAGGAGTGGTTCGAAGTCGGCTGGCACCGCGAGATCGTCGAAAAGTGGCGACGTTCCGGCGTGCGGATGGAAGAGGAGCGCGACGAGTCGATCCCACGCAACCTCGAAGGCTTGTCGATCGTGGTGACGGGCTCGCTCGACGGGTTCTCCCGTGACGAGGCCAAGGAGGTCCTCATGGCCCGCGGTGGCAAGGCGGCCGGGTCGGTGTCGAAGAAAACGGCGTTCGTCGTCGTCGGGGACTCGCCTGGTTCGAAGTACGACAAGGCGGTCCAGCTGAAGGTGCCGGTGCTCGACGAGGCCGGCTTCCGCGTCCTGCTGGAGCAGGGGCCCGAGGCGGCGCGGGAGGTGGCGCTGCCGGCCGGCGACGAAACCACCGAAGACGAGTCCGGGGAGACGGATGGGTGA
- a CDS encoding GNAT family N-acetyltransferase: MGDVEIRPPRPEEYAAAGEVTVQAYDVDGHLAGDVGYDAVLRDVARRVELAEVLVAVGEAGDVLGCVTIVRPGSAYAEISRPGELEFRMLAVAPSARGRRVGEALTRAVLDRARTLGLRRVVLSSLDGMRSAHRLYERLGFTRLPERDWRPFPHISLVAYQIDV, from the coding sequence ATGGGTGATGTCGAAATCCGGCCACCGCGGCCGGAGGAGTACGCGGCGGCGGGCGAGGTCACGGTCCAGGCCTACGACGTCGACGGTCATCTGGCCGGAGACGTCGGGTACGACGCGGTGCTGCGTGACGTCGCGCGCCGGGTCGAGCTGGCCGAGGTGCTCGTCGCCGTCGGCGAGGCGGGGGACGTGCTCGGCTGCGTGACGATCGTGCGGCCGGGTTCGGCGTACGCGGAGATTTCACGTCCGGGTGAGCTGGAGTTCCGGATGCTCGCGGTGGCGCCGTCGGCGCGTGGCCGTAGAGTCGGGGAGGCGCTGACAAGGGCCGTGCTCGATCGCGCTCGGACGTTGGGGCTTCGCCGGGTGGTGTTGAGCAGTCTTGACGGGATGCGCAGCGCGCACCGGCTCTACGAACGCCTCGGGTTCACGCGGCTGCCCGAACGCGACTGGCGGCCGTTCCCGCACATCTCGCTGGTCGCGTACCAGATCGACGTCTGA
- a CDS encoding amino acid-binding protein — translation MSFLIRVLLPDSPGTLGAVATALGTVGADILSVDVVERGTGVAVDDLVVELPSGRLPDALITAAESVEGVEVDAVRPYAGVLDTHRELELVEEIAARPKTGLDILAEGVPRIVRAGWAMIVEYSETGAVRLASSSAAPETPITDLPWLPLERATVLDSEEAWIPETWKELGTELAATPLGKPGKALLVARPGGPNFRAAEVARLAHLAGIVAVVLDG, via the coding sequence GTGTCGTTCCTGATCCGGGTCCTCCTTCCGGACAGCCCGGGGACCCTCGGCGCGGTCGCCACGGCCCTCGGCACGGTAGGCGCGGACATACTCAGCGTGGACGTCGTCGAACGCGGCACGGGCGTGGCCGTGGACGACTTGGTCGTCGAGCTCCCGTCGGGCCGCCTGCCCGACGCGCTGATCACGGCGGCGGAGAGTGTCGAAGGCGTCGAAGTTGACGCGGTCCGCCCGTACGCGGGCGTGCTCGACACCCACCGCGAGCTCGAGCTCGTCGAAGAGATAGCCGCGCGGCCGAAGACCGGTCTCGACATCCTGGCCGAGGGCGTGCCCCGCATCGTGCGCGCGGGCTGGGCGATGATCGTCGAGTACTCCGAGACCGGCGCCGTCCGGCTGGCGTCGTCGAGTGCCGCGCCGGAAACTCCCATCACGGACCTGCCCTGGCTGCCGCTCGAGCGCGCGACGGTGCTCGACAGCGAGGAGGCCTGGATCCCGGAGACGTGGAAGGAGCTGGGCACCGAGCTGGCCGCGACCCCACTGGGCAAGCCGGGCAAGGCGCTGCTGGTGGCCCGCCCCGGCGGACCGAACTTCCGCGCCGCCGAAGTCGCCCGGCTCGCTCACCTGGCGGGGATCGTCGCGGTCGTCCTCGACGGCTGA
- the gatC gene encoding Asp-tRNA(Asn)/Glu-tRNA(Gln) amidotransferase subunit GatC, translated as MPNISRDEVAHLAKLARLAVTDDEIDVFAGQLDQILDSVAKVSEVAAEDVPPTSHAVPLTNVFRQDVVRPGLTQQQALAGAPAAEEGRFRVPRILGEEQ; from the coding sequence GTGCCCAACATTTCCCGAGACGAGGTTGCGCACCTCGCGAAGCTGGCCAGGCTGGCCGTGACCGACGACGAGATCGACGTCTTCGCCGGCCAGCTCGACCAGATCCTGGACTCGGTGGCCAAGGTGAGCGAGGTCGCCGCCGAAGACGTGCCGCCCACTTCGCACGCCGTGCCGCTGACGAACGTCTTCCGGCAGGACGTCGTCCGTCCCGGGCTCACCCAGCAGCAGGCCCTGGCCGGTGCGCCGGCCGCCGAAGAGGGCCGGTTCCGGGTGCCGCGGATTCTGGGGGAAGAGCAGTGA
- the gatA gene encoding Asp-tRNA(Asn)/Glu-tRNA(Gln) amidotransferase subunit GatA: MTELIKLTAAELAEKIHTREVSAVEVTQAHLDRIAEVDDHVHAFLHVDTEGALAAAKAVDEGIAGGQAPVSPLAGVPLALKDVLTTEGIPTTCGSKTLEGWIPPYDATVTRKLREAGVVILGKTNMDEFAMGSSTENSAYGPTHNPWDHARIPGGSGGGSSASIAAFEAALAIGTDTGGSIRQPGSVTGTVGVKPTYGGVSRYGLVAFSSSLDQAGPCARTVLDAALLHEVIAGYDPMDSTSIDAPVPPVVAAARQGANGDLSGVRVGVVKEFGGDGYQPGVLRSFEAAVEQLRALGAEVVEVSCPNFTYALPAYYLIAPSECSSNLARFDAMRYGLRVADDGTHSAEEVMSLTREKGFGAEVKRRIMLGTYALSSGYYDAYYGSAQKVRTLITRDFASAFEKVDVLVSPTTPTTAFKIGERVDDPMAMYLADLCTIPSNLAGNAAMSVPSGLSDEDGLPVGLQIMAPALADDRLYRVGAAYEAARDAAAGGSLVHKVPELGGTK, translated from the coding sequence GTGACCGAGCTGATCAAGCTGACCGCCGCGGAACTGGCGGAGAAGATCCACACGCGCGAGGTGTCCGCGGTCGAGGTCACGCAGGCCCACCTGGACCGGATCGCCGAGGTGGACGACCACGTCCACGCGTTCCTGCACGTCGACACCGAGGGCGCGCTGGCCGCGGCCAAGGCCGTCGACGAGGGCATCGCCGGCGGCCAGGCGCCCGTGTCGCCGCTGGCCGGCGTGCCGCTCGCGCTGAAGGACGTCCTCACCACCGAAGGCATCCCGACGACGTGCGGGTCGAAGACCCTCGAGGGCTGGATCCCGCCGTACGACGCGACGGTGACGCGCAAGCTGCGCGAAGCCGGCGTCGTCATCCTCGGCAAGACCAACATGGACGAGTTCGCCATGGGGTCGTCGACCGAGAACTCGGCGTACGGCCCGACGCACAACCCGTGGGACCACGCCCGCATCCCGGGTGGTTCCGGTGGTGGTTCGTCGGCGTCGATCGCGGCCTTCGAAGCCGCGCTGGCGATCGGCACCGACACCGGTGGCTCGATCAGGCAGCCCGGCTCGGTCACCGGCACTGTCGGCGTCAAGCCGACCTACGGTGGCGTGTCGCGCTACGGCCTCGTCGCTTTCTCGTCGTCGCTCGACCAGGCCGGGCCGTGCGCCCGCACGGTGCTCGACGCCGCGCTGCTGCACGAGGTCATCGCCGGCTACGACCCGATGGACTCGACGTCCATCGACGCGCCGGTCCCGCCGGTCGTCGCCGCGGCCCGCCAGGGCGCGAACGGCGACCTGTCCGGCGTCCGCGTCGGCGTGGTGAAGGAGTTCGGCGGCGACGGCTACCAGCCGGGCGTGCTGCGGTCCTTCGAGGCCGCGGTCGAGCAGCTGCGCGCGCTCGGCGCCGAGGTCGTCGAGGTGTCCTGCCCGAACTTCACCTACGCGCTGCCGGCGTACTACCTGATCGCGCCGAGTGAGTGCTCGTCGAACCTCGCCCGGTTCGACGCCATGCGCTACGGCCTGCGCGTCGCCGACGACGGCACGCACAGCGCCGAAGAGGTCATGTCGCTGACGCGTGAAAAGGGCTTCGGTGCCGAGGTCAAGCGGCGGATCATGCTGGGCACGTACGCGTTGTCGTCTGGCTACTACGACGCTTACTACGGCTCGGCGCAGAAGGTGCGCACGCTGATCACGCGTGACTTCGCCTCGGCCTTCGAGAAGGTCGACGTCCTCGTTTCGCCGACCACGCCGACCACGGCGTTCAAGATCGGTGAGCGCGTCGACGACCCGATGGCGATGTACCTCGCCGACCTGTGCACCATCCCGTCGAACCTGGCCGGCAACGCCGCGATGAGCGTGCCGAGCGGCCTGTCCGACGAGGACGGCCTGCCCGTCGGCCTGCAGATCATGGCCCCGGCGCTCGCCGACGACCGGCTCTACCGGGTCGGCGCCGCCTACGAGGCCGCCCGCGACGCCGCCGCCGGCGGTTCGCTGGTCCACAAGGTCCCGGAGCTGGGAGGAACGAAGTGA
- the gatB gene encoding Asp-tRNA(Asn)/Glu-tRNA(Gln) amidotransferase subunit GatB, translating to MTAVAELMDYADVIERFNPVLGLEVHVELNTNTKMFCGCANEFGGEPNTKVCPTCLGMPGALPVVNGKAVEGAIRIGLALNCEIAEWCRFARKNYFYPDMPKNFQTSQYDEPIAFNGYLDVTLDDGEVVRVEIERAHMEEDTGKSLHVGGATGRIHGAEHSLLDYNRAGVPLIEIVTKTIEGTGERAPEVARAYVSALRDLLRALDVSDVRMDQGSLRCDANISLMAKDATEFGTRTETKNVNSLRSVERAVRYEMTRQAAILADGGTIKQETRHFQEADGSTSPGRTKETAEDYRYFPEPDLVPIAPSREWVEELRGTLPEMPAERRKRIQQEWSLSDEALRDLLNVGAVDLVAATVEAGAKPDEARGWWVNTLAQEANAREVELADLAISPAQVAEVIGLVTSGELTNKLAKEVVQGVLAGEGSPREVVEKRGLKVVSDDSALLAAIDEALASQPDVAEKIRGGKVAAAGAIVGAVMKATKGQADAKRVRELIIERVGS from the coding sequence GTGACTGCCGTGGCCGAGTTGATGGACTACGCCGACGTCATCGAACGCTTCAACCCGGTGCTCGGGCTCGAAGTGCACGTCGAGCTGAACACGAACACGAAGATGTTCTGCGGCTGCGCCAACGAGTTCGGCGGCGAGCCGAACACGAAGGTGTGCCCGACCTGCCTCGGCATGCCGGGCGCGCTGCCGGTGGTGAACGGCAAGGCCGTCGAAGGCGCGATCCGGATAGGTCTCGCGCTGAACTGCGAGATCGCCGAGTGGTGCCGGTTCGCCCGGAAGAACTACTTCTACCCGGACATGCCGAAGAACTTCCAGACGTCGCAGTACGACGAGCCGATCGCCTTCAACGGCTACCTCGACGTCACGCTCGACGACGGCGAGGTCGTGCGCGTCGAGATCGAGCGCGCGCACATGGAGGAGGACACCGGCAAGTCGCTGCACGTCGGTGGCGCCACCGGCCGGATCCACGGCGCCGAGCACTCGCTGCTCGACTACAACCGTGCCGGCGTGCCGCTGATCGAGATCGTCACCAAGACGATCGAGGGCACCGGCGAGCGGGCTCCCGAGGTCGCTCGGGCGTACGTGTCCGCGCTGCGTGACCTGCTGCGCGCGCTCGACGTGTCCGACGTCCGGATGGACCAGGGCTCGCTGCGCTGTGACGCGAACATCTCGCTCATGGCGAAGGACGCGACCGAGTTCGGCACCCGCACCGAGACGAAGAACGTCAACTCGCTGCGCAGCGTCGAGCGCGCGGTGCGCTACGAGATGACGCGGCAGGCGGCGATCCTCGCCGACGGCGGCACGATCAAGCAGGAGACGCGGCACTTCCAGGAGGCCGACGGCTCGACGTCGCCCGGCCGCACCAAGGAGACCGCCGAGGACTACCGGTACTTCCCGGAGCCCGACCTGGTTCCGATCGCGCCTTCGCGCGAATGGGTCGAGGAACTGCGCGGCACGCTGCCGGAGATGCCGGCCGAGCGTCGGAAGCGGATCCAGCAGGAGTGGTCGCTTTCCGACGAAGCCCTGCGTGACCTGCTGAACGTCGGCGCCGTGGACCTCGTGGCGGCCACGGTCGAAGCCGGCGCGAAGCCGGACGAGGCGCGCGGCTGGTGGGTCAACACCCTCGCCCAGGAGGCCAACGCCCGCGAGGTGGAGCTGGCCGACCTGGCCATCAGCCCGGCGCAGGTGGCCGAGGTCATCGGGCTGGTGACGTCCGGCGAGCTGACGAACAAGCTGGCCAAGGAAGTCGTCCAGGGCGTGCTCGCCGGCGAGGGTTCGCCGCGCGAGGTCGTCGAGAAGCGCGGGCTGAAGGTCGTCTCGGACGACTCGGCGCTGCTCGCGGCGATCGACGAGGCCCTGGCGTCGCAGCCGGACGTCGCGGAGAAGATCCGCGGCGGCAAGGTGGCCGCGGCGGGCGCGATCGTCGGCGCGGTCATGAAGGCGACCAAGGGACAGGCCGACGCCAAGCGGGTCCGCGAGCTGATCATCGAGCGCGTCGGTTCCTGA